A single region of the Kocuria rosea genome encodes:
- a CDS encoding PhoH family protein: protein MTETLPGTTHPLTARTVITFPDRETMVRCLGSGDDTLRQVETAFPGLTTSPRGLELGIEGPSGPVQIVATLFDELKVLAGRETAVTPQVITQLLELIGRDLTARPSGALTQNILSGRGRKIRPKTLHQKTYVDAIDEHTVVFGIGPAGTGKTYLAMAKAVQALQAKEVSRIILTRPAVEAGERLGFLPGTLSEKIDPYLRPLYDALHDMMDPDSIPRLLEAGTIEVAPLAYMRGRTLNDAFIILDEAQNTTPEQMKMFLTRLGFGSKMVVTGDVTQVDLPGSASSGLRQVQHVLSGVPDVAFTEMTAEDVVRHELVGRIVSAYDAFDTTNRHRNERRRRKDDARAARDAAPAAPDADGAEA from the coding sequence ATGACTGAGACGCTGCCCGGCACCACGCACCCCCTGACGGCCCGCACCGTCATCACCTTCCCCGACCGCGAGACGATGGTCCGGTGCCTCGGCTCCGGGGACGACACCCTGCGCCAGGTGGAGACGGCGTTCCCCGGCCTCACGACCAGCCCGCGCGGTCTCGAGCTCGGCATCGAGGGCCCCAGCGGGCCCGTGCAGATCGTCGCCACCCTCTTCGACGAGCTGAAGGTCCTGGCCGGCCGCGAGACCGCGGTCACCCCGCAGGTCATCACCCAGCTGCTCGAGCTGATCGGCAGGGACCTCACCGCCCGCCCCAGCGGCGCCCTGACCCAGAACATCCTCTCCGGCCGCGGCCGCAAGATCCGTCCCAAGACGCTGCACCAGAAGACCTACGTGGATGCCATCGACGAGCACACCGTGGTCTTCGGCATCGGTCCCGCCGGCACCGGCAAGACCTACCTGGCCATGGCGAAGGCCGTCCAGGCGCTGCAGGCCAAGGAAGTCTCCCGGATCATCCTCACGCGCCCCGCCGTGGAGGCGGGGGAGCGGCTGGGCTTCCTGCCCGGGACGCTCAGCGAGAAGATCGACCCGTACCTGCGCCCGCTCTACGACGCGCTGCACGACATGATGGACCCGGACTCGATCCCCCGCCTCCTGGAGGCGGGCACCATCGAGGTCGCCCCCCTCGCCTACATGCGCGGCCGCACCCTCAACGACGCGTTCATCATCCTCGACGAGGCGCAGAACACCACGCCCGAGCAGATGAAGATGTTCCTCACCCGGCTCGGCTTCGGCTCCAAGATGGTCGTCACCGGGGACGTCACCCAGGTGGACCTGCCGGGCAGCGCGTCCTCCGGTCTGCGCCAGGTCCAGCACGTGCTCAGCGGCGTCCCGGACGTCGCGTTCACGGAGATGACCGCGGAGGACGTGGTGCGCCACGAGCTGGTGGGCCGGATCGTCAGCGCCTACGACGCCTTCGACACGACCAACCGGCACCGCAACGAACGGCGCCGGCGCAAGGACGACGCCCGTGCCGCCCGCGACGCCGCGCCGGCGGCCCCGGACGCGGACGGGGCGGAGGCCTGA
- a CDS encoding hemolysin family protein, translating to MTTAVLVVAAIVFLGTAFVLTAAETGLTYLPRADAEAIARDAPDSSAARILATPTAHLQALRFWSVWFETASAVAVALAMFDGLDDVWLAGLLATVVMAAVGFVLTGVSPRQVGRSHAAGTLRATAGLVRLLRIVLGPVPGMLVRLGSSGTRDAGNIAPGYLTEEELLEFVDRSTGQALIEDNEAELLHSVFDLDDTNVRAVMVPRTDMVSVDDDDTVDNALNLFFRSGYSRIPVIGESADDVLGILYQKDLAERVHRLGTGLRLTGLSELAREVRYVPESKKVNELLREMQLESIHVAIVVDEYGGTAGLVTLEDLIEELLGEIVDEYDREKPEVAELGDGRYRISARLSVEDLGDLFGLDLEDDEVDTAGGLLAKSTGRVPIVGSRATVEGIVLEAVTLEGRRNRVGQLEVRRDPDWVPPGSTAVEPAAQESEEETHHHV from the coding sequence ATGACCACTGCCGTCCTGGTCGTCGCGGCGATCGTGTTCCTGGGCACGGCGTTCGTCCTCACGGCCGCCGAGACGGGCCTCACCTACCTGCCCCGCGCGGACGCCGAGGCCATCGCCCGGGACGCCCCCGACTCCTCCGCCGCCAGGATCCTGGCCACCCCCACCGCGCACCTGCAGGCCCTGCGCTTCTGGAGCGTGTGGTTCGAGACGGCCTCCGCCGTGGCGGTGGCCCTCGCGATGTTCGACGGCCTCGACGACGTCTGGCTCGCCGGCCTCCTGGCCACCGTGGTGATGGCCGCCGTGGGCTTCGTCCTCACCGGGGTCTCCCCGCGCCAGGTCGGGCGCAGCCACGCCGCCGGCACCCTCCGGGCCACCGCCGGCCTGGTGCGCCTGCTGCGCATCGTGCTCGGGCCGGTCCCCGGGATGCTCGTGCGGCTGGGCTCCTCGGGCACCCGGGACGCGGGGAACATCGCCCCCGGCTACCTCACCGAGGAGGAGCTGCTCGAGTTCGTGGACCGGTCCACGGGCCAGGCCCTCATCGAGGACAACGAGGCGGAGCTGCTGCACTCGGTCTTCGACCTCGACGACACCAACGTCCGGGCCGTCATGGTGCCCCGCACCGACATGGTCTCCGTCGACGACGACGACACCGTGGACAACGCCCTGAACCTCTTCTTCCGCTCCGGCTACTCCCGCATCCCGGTGATCGGCGAGAGCGCCGACGACGTCCTCGGCATCCTGTACCAGAAGGACCTCGCCGAGCGGGTGCACCGGCTGGGCACCGGGCTGCGGCTCACCGGGCTCTCCGAGCTCGCCCGCGAGGTCCGCTACGTGCCCGAGTCGAAGAAGGTCAACGAGCTGCTGCGCGAGATGCAGCTCGAGTCGATCCACGTGGCGATCGTCGTCGACGAGTACGGCGGCACCGCCGGGCTGGTGACCCTCGAGGACCTCATCGAGGAGCTGCTCGGCGAGATCGTCGACGAGTACGACCGGGAGAAGCCCGAGGTCGCCGAGCTCGGCGACGGCCGCTACCGCATCTCCGCCCGGCTCAGCGTCGAGGACCTGGGCGACCTGTTCGGCCTCGACCTCGAGGACGACGAGGTGGACACGGCCGGCGGCCTGCTCGCCAAGTCCACCGGCCGGGTGCCCATCGTGGGCTCCCGCGCCACCGTCGAGGGCATCGTCCTCGAGGCCGTCACCCTGGAGGGCCGGCGCAACCGGGTGGGCCAGCTCGAGGTCCGCCGGGACCCCGACTGGGTCCCCCCGGGCTCCACGGCCGTGGAGCCCGCCGCCCAGGAGTCCGAGGAGGAGACCCACCACCATGTCTGA
- the ybeY gene encoding rRNA maturation RNase YbeY produces MAVEFDLQVDPQDVPAGERAAWEAVDVELLGRLADHVLERLHVHPDAELSIAVVDEDEMARLHVEWMDLPGPTDVLSFPMDEMRPGTPEEPAEGTLGDIVLCPPVARRQAEAGGHSVADELCLLTTHGILHLLGHDHAEPEERQIMFALQRDLLTDFLGRPAPVETME; encoded by the coding sequence ATGGCCGTCGAGTTCGATCTGCAGGTCGACCCGCAGGACGTCCCCGCCGGGGAGCGCGCGGCCTGGGAGGCGGTCGACGTCGAGCTGCTGGGCCGGCTCGCGGACCACGTCCTGGAGCGCCTGCACGTCCACCCCGACGCGGAGCTGTCCATCGCGGTGGTCGACGAGGACGAGATGGCCCGCCTGCACGTCGAGTGGATGGACCTGCCCGGCCCCACGGACGTGCTCTCCTTCCCCATGGACGAGATGCGCCCCGGGACCCCGGAGGAGCCCGCGGAGGGCACCCTGGGCGACATCGTCCTGTGCCCCCCGGTCGCCCGCCGGCAGGCCGAGGCCGGCGGTCACTCCGTCGCGGACGAGCTGTGCCTGCTCACCACCCACGGGATCCTGCACCTGCTGGGGCACGACCACGCCGAGCCCGAGGAGCGGCAGATCATGTTCGCCCTCCAGCGGGACCTGCTCACCGACTTCCTCGGCCGGCCCGCGCCGGTCGAGACCATGGAGTAG